acttttaatgaaattacaAGTTGACCACTCAACTAAACCATTTTCTCCTTTGTTACAGATGACTACGACTCCCGCTCGTCGACCACGGGCTCCCCGCTGCGGCGAGCCAACTCCTCCCCCAATTCCGACATCTACAAGCCCTTCAGCCTGCCCTACGAGCCCCGAAAGTGCTCCACACCGACCGACACACGGACCATGCACTCACCAAGCTACAACATCAACGAATACTCACAAAACGCAGGCAGGAAGAAACGATCTAGAGCTGCCTTCTCCCACGCACAAGTATACGAGCTCGAACGAAGATTCAGTCAGCAAAGATACCTGTCAGGACCAGAAAGAGCTGACCTAGCTGTCAGTTTAAAACTCACCGAGACACAGGTCAAGATCTGGTTCCAAAACAGAAGGTACAAGACTAAAAGAAAGCAACTACAGATGCAGGAGAATGGGATGTTAGCAGCCGCTGCAGCTGCCGCCAACCACGCGAGGAAAGTCGCGGTCAAAGTCCTAGTCAATAATAATGGGCAACCGAGTATACCTGATATGAAGTACCAGAACCCAATGTTGGGGAAATCATTAAATCCATTGTTCACGCCGCCGAACTTATTAGAAAGCTCGccgattttaaaacatttcgcGGGAGTCTACGGTGTGGATTTCGCGAAAAACCCCGAATATAAAGCGCTG
This is a stretch of genomic DNA from Trichoplusia ni isolate ovarian cell line Hi5 chromosome 6, tn1, whole genome shotgun sequence. It encodes these proteins:
- the LOC113495424 gene encoding homeobox protein bagpipe, with translation MESKLKNFKDSLTLQDCEKPNLTTPFSINDILTKENEGKCEFENGMFCSESFGGKMNFLGKAASCFSKEDGYGVKKETLEKGLKYYDDCNGYREYAGDGALDMSRKNYPVTELSDDYDSRSSTTGSPLRRANSSPNSDIYKPFSLPYEPRKCSTPTDTRTMHSPSYNINEYSQNAGRKKRSRAAFSHAQVYELERRFSQQRYLSGPERADLAVSLKLTETQVKIWFQNRRYKTKRKQLQMQENGMLAAAAAAANHARKVAVKVLVNNNGQPSIPDMKYQNPMLGKSLNPLFTPPNLLESSPILKHFAGVYGVDFAKNPEYKALLQESYNQAVLQSLYGPHLGVNYPNLPLPYMYYPGHSAFGMPVPCDVDRSQAERTDSKDFVEEKEKEKAEEKLKAHIDLNENSNESMASNIEIEN